One genomic region from Deltaproteobacteria bacterium encodes:
- a CDS encoding DUF1049 domain-containing protein, which produces MLIIKMILGLLVFLILLFFSNINMENVRLFYTQQNFIEVPLFLLLLISLLIGMVVALLISVYEKLKLKGQIRALKKTQKSMEGELASLRKIPIMEKEKPPVPVPPAPHAAKEL; this is translated from the coding sequence ATGCTCATCATCAAGATGATCCTGGGCTTGCTGGTTTTTCTGATTCTCCTCTTTTTCTCCAATATCAACATGGAAAATGTCCGTCTTTTCTACACGCAGCAAAACTTTATCGAAGTCCCCCTTTTTCTCCTTCTCCTGATCTCCCTCTTGATTGGAATGGTCGTAGCCCTGCTCATCAGCGTCTATGAAAAGCTGAAGCTCAAAGGACAGATCAGAGCCCTCAAAAAAACGCAGAAATCCATGGAGGGGGAACTGGCTTCTCTACGCAAGATCCCGATCATGGAGAAAGAGAAGCCCCCGGTCCCGGTTCCCCCGGC